The window GATAAAAGAGTTGTCTCACAGTTCACACTGTCTACTCCGGTCATTATTGAGTTTCTTTTGGCAGCAAGGGGTATTTATAGAATTCTGTAAACATGATTCTTGTTGCTGTGGCGATGACACAAATTATGGTAACCTAAAACTGGTAAGCATAAGGCTACATAATCTTGCTTCAGTTTACCCTAGGTTCTTTGGTTTAGCCTCTACATTTTGTTGACAACTGTCTAGCTGTCTACAAGATTTAGTTATTTCATTTCATATTTCAGGTGGTACCGATTTCTGACTTTGTTGGCTTTTGTGAGGCCACATGGGTGCACCATCTATCAAATTGGAAAGTCGACTATGGATTTATGCTGGGCACGGATATTATTATTCCGCCTAATGAAAGGATATATCATCAGTCGATAAGGAGGGTTTTGCAAAGTGAGCATATTGATGTTGTCTTGCTTGGAATGCTACAGGTTATCTAGATATCCATTCTATATTTCCTGATGGGAAATGATCCATGCATCTCTCAATTAAGTGAACATTTTGGCTCCTGAGCAAGAAATCTGATGATTTATTTGTGCCTGAATATTGCTAAATATTGTCTCTATTTGGTTTGGGATACCATCCTTATCCATTTctaaaattcaagttgaagttTTCACTTTTGTCAACATCATATTCAATAACAGTTTCTCACTTACAACTTGAATTGAGAAACCAACCCGGATGGGACCCAAACTAAATATGGCCGTTTTTATACATGAGATAGAGTAACAATTTATCACTTTGTGAGttatttggatcactatggagaAAATAACCCAATTGAAAAATATagcaaataatttttgtttccCAGTTAATTGGCTTAAATTTGTAAACCAGGTCTGATCATGTGCCAGGTTGAGCATAActcctttaaaaaaattagatctAATTGGCTAAGTTTGCACTTAATGACTAATGGTCACCATAGCAGTTAATATCAGCTATACAACTTGGGCTTAACATTATTTGTTCAGTAGAATAATTGTAAAATTCACGTAGATTATGTGGCACAATTTTAGATTTCTCCTTCTGGAAGATTACAATTGATGGATGCAACTGGAAGCCTTGATGTTAGCATTCCAGATCTGTCACCAACTTGGAGCACCCATGGTATACATGAGGTGAATGCATTATCTTTTCATGTTGTCCCGGTTTCAGGAGCAAAGTGTTTCCTACCCTCCCCTGAATTATATTCCTTCACTTTCAGGTAAATGACTTCATAATTGTGATTGAAGGCTTACATGAAAAAGTTGATGATTCAGTGTCAAACCTTAGTGAATCCTTCTTTTATAGAAGTATATTTTGTAATGCTCCATTGACTAGAGCGTTTGAGCTGACAATTCATCTAATCTACCATCTTAGAAACAATAAGCTTATAAATGACCTTTTCCATGAGCGTGCGagtgataaaagaaaatatgatgAACTTGAAGGCGGAAGATTTCACCTGCTGCGTGTCACTCATAAGTTTCCTTTGCAACAGAAGGTAAGATGCAACTGTATCTTTTAGCCAACGGATATGTTAAAACTTCTCTctgaaattcatttttttccaCTCAGCTTCGGGCTCCTGCCACCTCAAAGAGGTCAACAATGTTTGCAGAAGCAAAGATCTTGTGCTGGGATCTGGTTCTCTCTGAGCAGAATGGGGATTCACGTTTATCTAATAAGTCCATGGAACATGTGAAACAAAGTTTTCAGGAATATCCAAGTCACAAGAGACACAAAATTGAGTCTTCTGGTGCATATAGTTCCCTTAAGATGAAGGGATGTTGTAATTCACATCCTTCAATTCAAGTTCCATGTATTGTTGATAAAAAGATTAATGGTCAGTATCTGGATAGTCCAGGTGTTCTGTACTACAAGAAAACTAAAGAAGCAGTTGGTTCTGCTTATAAACCAGCTATGCCAAAGGTTTTAATGGAGTTTGGACCTGAAAGCTTTTGCAAGCTGGAGGTCAGTTGCATTCTTCTATAGACTTTGTTTGACATTATATGGATGGTGTGGTGTTTGATGGTctcattttaaaagataatcAAAGTTTCTCATTGTATTGAAATTGCAGTCACTGACGATTGGAGGGTATTACCTCATAAAGCATAATGAAGGAGACAAGTTTTGTTCCATCAAGGACATTGATATCATCGAGAACCATAAGATTGTTTTCAGTTCTACAATGCACATTTGGAGCCTTGCCTTTTCCTATGATGACGTTCTCATAGCTCTTTTTctgtttcatatttttattttgactcTGTTGTTAATGAGCTTCCTTTCAACCCTTCCCATAAGATTTATTTTCCAGTCCTTGAACTGCAGGTTGCACATCCAAAGACAAACCCAGACATCTGCATAAAGTTTTCTAGTCATGCTTGGaaattgttgaagatgaagtaTGACTTTTTGGAGGATCTGGTTACATCACTGTCGCCAGAAAATGTTGTTGACGATATCAAGACTTCAACAAAAATAACTTTTGGAAATTATGATGGTGGGAGTCATTTTCCCAAGGGAAAGTTGATATCTTTACATGGATATGTTTTGGctgtttataatttaatttctgaTAGTTTTGGCTATGAAATTCCATTGAATTTCCATATGCCAATTTACTCCGAGGCAACTACAAGTCCTTGCATCCATGTTTTAGTGAGAGACCGCattgtaatattttgtttgCACTTAATCCTTTATCTTAGAATTAGATTTTTCACTGTGCACTCATTTTCCCTACTCAATCAACAATTAGGTCAGGATCTTTGGTTCCCTCAGTAAAATTGTTTATCCAGTAGGATTTGGAGTTGGTGTTGAGGCAACCTTTCATCGAATACTAGTGTTGAGGTATGCATTTTGTTCAGTGGTTGTCTGTTTGTATTCTAGCCTGCAACCTGACAGGctaaataattgttatttccAGTTGTGGAAGTGCATATATGATGCTTCCTGCCTCATGTATTGCCATACAATCTATCAGTTGTCAATTCAAATACCATTGTACCAATCAATCAGTTTCTTCAGGCACATGTAGCAT is drawn from Impatiens glandulifera chromosome 3, dImpGla2.1, whole genome shotgun sequence and contains these coding sequences:
- the LOC124929284 gene encoding CST complex subunit CTC1 isoform X2; this encodes MEDDVKIISIAELIRLSRPISGASSLSCNSSINPIIPRHSGTTGLPAASQNPKDRILHPLDHPAIIVGTLSLPTFNSLSTTRVVSRCLSTNCLSFSDDSFTVCCDVLDLDIRIIGRKIHVVAWNFIPLKCGGGFLEIICWRNPTISHGQSLFCSDPIPLVPGCSVSGKDSLKSGTFVWGMIESVSPVSVVSCTTGSNTNSDEKGNISGFLLQLLICECTLCCLRDYTKALSVLTDKWSDHYFNKPVIVYFCGPASSWHPVITRLLGYTLVLSGMKKKLVFIEKEESKLMYVTTEKAFFCISKWPHGKNSLGKVVQGKGECGMYTGSVTGIYMHGMVVELDKDVLLLICTNQLPQLPHSLRVGSVVSVKNAHFVNPKFVWAKILVLGACVKTSICLKSFSPLETGCYKYTRSQSLLGKFIDSLKLSARLWVLLLVSSFRKKFSGILSEKVVLGTQHKQGWVQSYACSCLPSLVSRSQQGVFIEFCKHDSCCCGDDTNYGNLKLVVPISDFVGFCEATWVHHLSNWKVDYGFMLGTDIIIPPNERIYHQSIRRVLQSEHIDVVLLGMLQISPSGRLQLMDATGSLDVSIPDLSPTWSTHGIHEVNDFIIVIEGLHEKVDDSVSNLSESFFYRSIFCNAPLTRAFELTIHLIYHLRNNKLINDLFHERASDKRKYDELEGGRFHLLRVTHKFPLQQKLRAPATSKRSTMFAEAKILCWDLVLSEQNGDSRLSNKSMEHVKQSFQEYPSHKRHKIESSGAYSSLKMKGCCNSHPSIQVPCIVDKKINGQYLDSPGVLYYKKTKEAVGSAYKPAMPKVLMEFGPESFCKLESLTIGGYYLIKHNEGDKFCSIKDIDIIENHKIVFSSTMHIWSLAFSYDDVAHPKTNPDICIKFSSHAWKLLKMKYDFLEDLVTSLSPENVVDDIKTSTKITFGNYDGGSHFPKGKLISLHGYVLAVYNLISDSFGYEIPLNFHMPIYSEATTSPCIHVLVRDRIVRIFGSLSKIVYPVGFGVGVEATFHRILVLSCGSAYMMLPASCIAIQSISCQFKYHCTNQSVSSGTCSIEFQDYVPSAFVSEILQHSGHNPLQFRCRVVALYFLLLENKNICYPDSRMHSRSSSVHIPLAGFILGMINYMMMGHPLFVAGQVMIKQQSY